The following nucleotide sequence is from Borrelia puertoricensis.
ATAGGTTGGACCTCTTTCTGTAAAATACTGAACCATAATACTACTCTTCAACCTCTACTGTTTTAAGCACATTAACTTTAACATTTTTAGGAACCTCTAAAACAGATATAATAACAATATCTGGAAGTTCTCTACTGGTTAAGACCCTTATTACAGGTCGTGCAGATTCACTCGATAGTATAACAGGATAATATCCTTGTGATTGAACCTCATTTACAAGTCTAAAAAGTTCATAAATAAATTTAGTCTTTAAATTTGGCTCAAGAGAACTTATAAGATCGTTATTGGTCTCAAATCGTGAATCAATTATTTTTTGCTCAAATTCTGGATTTATTGTTATCACATTAAGTTCTAAATTAGAATTTAAATATCCACTAACTATCTGCCTTCCAATTGCTTGTCTACATTTTTCAATTAAAAAAAATGTATCTTTAGTAATACTCGTAAAGTCTGCTATTGTTTCAAAAATTGTAACTAAATTACGTATTGAGACTTGTTCTTTTAAAAGACCTTGTAACACTCTTTGAATCTCTCCCACTGAAAAATTCTTTAAAACTTCTTCAACAATAGCTCCATAATCTTTTTTAAAAATGTCAAGAATATTTTGAACATCTTGACGTGTCAAAATCTCATAAGCATGCCTCTTAATAAGCTCAGTCATATGAGTAGCAATAATTGAAGGAGGATCAACTACAGTATAACCCAATTTTTCAGCAATTTCCCTCCCATTGTCATTTACCCAAAGAGATGGAAGTCCAAATGAAGGATCTTTTGTAAGATCTCCTTCAATACCAGAATCAGATCCCACATTTATAACCAAAAATTTACCCAACTTAATTTCCCCATGGCCAATCTCTACTCCCCTAAGCTTAAATGAATACTCATTTGGTTCAAGTCGCATATTATCCACTATTCTAATCTTAGGCACAACTATTCCCAATTCAAGAGCAATTTCACGACGTATTTTCACAATACGATCAAGAAGTTCTGAGGTCTTTGAATCATCAACTATTGGAACAAGATTATATCCAATCTCTAAAGCCAATGGATCTAGTGGCACTACAGGAGCAATCTCCTTATCAGCATAACTTAATATTTGCTCTTCGGCTTTTTGTCTCTCATGAAGTTCCCTATTCTTATCTAAGTTAGACAGTGAATAAGCTAAAAAGACCATCAACACACCTAAAAGAATAAGTGTTAATGTAGGGAACCCTGGAAGAAATGCCAAAAATAATAAAAACCCAGATACAATCCAATAAATTCCTGAATAAGAAGTAAATTGTTCAATAATCTCTACTCCAAAACTATTCTTTGATATCGATCTAGTAACAATAAGACCTGTTGCTGTTGAAATTAACAACGCTGGAAGCTGAGACACAAGTCCATCCCCAACAGTCAAAGACACATAATTATTAACCGCATCGCTAAAACTAAGTCCTTGAAGAGTAACCCCTATTATAAGTCCCCCAAGAATATTTATAAGCGTTATTAAAAATCCAACCTTCACATTGCCTGATACAAATTTAGAAGCACCATCCATAGCACCATAAAAATTTACTTCAGCCTGCAAATCATTTTTCTGCCTTGTAGCTTCCTCTTCTGTTAAATTTCCAGAACTATAGGCAGAATCAATAGCCATCTGTTTTCCAGGAAGAGCATCAAGAGCAAAACGAGCGGCTACTTCAGCAACTCTTGTAGCACCCTTAGTGATAACAATAAATTGAACTGCAATTATAATAAGAAATATTATAAAACCAACAAAGAGACCTTGAGTTCCAGAACTTCCAACAACAAATGTTCCAAAGGCCCTTATCATTTGACCATCAAAACTTATTCCTTTTATCAAAATTAACCTAGTAGAAGAAATATTTAAAACAAGACCAAAAATAGTCATCACAAGTAAAAGCGTTGGAAAAACTGAAAAATCAAGTGAACGTTTAGAATAAAGGACAATAAGCATAACTAAAAGACTTATTATCAAATTAACTGCAATCAAAGCATCTAAAATAAATGCAGGAAGTGGCAAAATAAAACTAGCAACAACAAGTATTAAGCCAACTGAAACTACCAAGTCCGCTTTATTATTAAGTCCAAAATATACTAATACAGAATTTTTTCTTGCATCCAACAACTTAACCTCTAATTAAATTTTTTAGCAATAGAATACACTTTCACAAGAATTTTAGAAACAATTTCCCAATATTCTCTTGGAATTTCTTCATTAACATCAACATTAGCATAAAGATCCCTTGCAAGAACCTTATTTTCCATCACAGGAATATTATTCTCACTGGCAATTTGTTTAATTACAAATGCAATTTCATCTTGCCCCTTCGCAAGCACCCTTGGTGCTAACATAGTATTACTATCCCACTTAATAGCAACAGCAAAATGTTCCGGATTCGTAATTACTACATCCGCTTGAGGAACCGTTATTTTTAAATTAGCGTTCAAAATCTCTCTCATTCGCTCCCTCATTTTAGAACGAAGCAGAGGATCTCCTTCCATTTCTTTTCTCTCTTGCTTTACCTCTTCTTTTGTCATTTTCAAATTTTCAATATAACGAGTTCTTTGAAAAAGATAATCCAATATACTAATGCCCATCAATACTATTATTGAAAAAAAACATATTCTGTAAGCAAGACTTAATATAACAGAAATACCATCTTCAAGACTATATTCAAACATTCTTGAGATTTTACCTATATTACTTCTTAGCATTATATAATATATAAAAGATATTATAGCAATTTTTAATAAACTTTTAAATAAATTAAAAAAAGCATCAAATGAACCAAAAGAATTTTTAATCCACTTTGAAAAATTTGGACTTACTCTATCCCACTTGGGAACTATAGGTTTAAAGGTTATCAAAAAACCAACTTGCACAACGTTAATTAAAAAAACAACTATAAACGATATCAAAAGAAATGTAATAACATATCCAAACATCGATCTAATATATGCAAAACCCAATAAATAAATACTAATCGACATTATCTCTGGAAGCTTACTAGCCTGCCACCTAAAAACATCCATTAATTCGTAAGAAAAATAAGATAACATAAAGAAAAAAACAGCAAATAATATGCAAAGAGTAACTGCTATATTAATTTCAGTTGATTTTAATACTTGCCCCTCTTCTCTTGCTTTTTGTTTTTTTTGTTCAGTAGGAAGTTCAGTTCTACCCTCATCCTCTGAGGCAAAAAAATTAAGAGGTATATACCAATTTTTACTTAAAAATTCATTTCTAGTATTCATTTTAAGGTCTCAGAAAATAAATTTAAAGCATTACTCATAGATTCTAAAGCAAGTTCAATTACTCTCTTAACAGACATCACCAAACTTGGAAAACCAATATATAAAATAATTAATCCCAATCCCAAAGAAACTGCAAAACTAATCATTAATAAATTAATCTGGGGAGAAGTCTTTGAAAGTATAGCTAAAATTAAATATAAAAGTAAAAGAACTCCCAATATTGGAAGAGCAATTATCAAAGCTTTTTCAAAAAGAATAGCAAAAGAATAAAATATCAACTTAATAAATTCATAACTCTTTATATTAACCATATTTTCAACTCTAACATTTAAAACAGAATCATGCACTCCAATCATAAAGAAACGCAACAAAACATTATTTGATAAAAATAAAAGCAAAAAAAGACAAGTAAATATTTGAGATATTACCAAATTATCCTCTTCTGCAAAAACATCGAAAATATTTGCATAAGCAAGACCCATCTGATTTGAGAAAAAAAATCCAAGTAAATGAAAAACACTAAAAATTATGCTTACAAAAAAAGCCTGAATAAGACCTAAAATGGCTTCTCCTGCCAATATCAACGTAAATGCAATCAAACTATCTAAAGGATAAACAATATTTATCTTATCTACAACAATAATAGACAAAATTAAAGCAAAGAAAAAATTTAAATAACTCATTCTTATAGTTGCAAAAAAAGGTGAAAACCTTAGAAAAAGAAAAATTCTAACAAACACAGGCAGGATCACAAAAGATTTTAAAACTAAAAAATTCATATTCATACTTTAATCCAACATTATATATTTTGTATTTGACTAAAAACCATAAAAGCAAAAAGCATAAGCTTTTTTAAAATCCAAGGACCAAATATGACAAGAGTTAAAAGTATTATAATAATCTTGGGAATAAAACTAAGTGTTTGATCTTGAATAGATGTAACAGCTTGAAAAATTGAAATTATAAGACCAACTATAAGAGCTATAATCAACATTGGCGCTGAAAGAATAATAATATTCTCAATGGAAATTCTAATTAAATAAATAATTTGTCCTGTTGTCATTTAAATCCTTCACATAAAGCTTTTTACAAGCCCACTAGTAATTAAAGTCCAACCATCTACCATTACAAAAAGCATAAGTTTGAATGGTAAAGATATCATTACAGGCGGCAACATTATCATTCCCATTGCCATTAAAACGGCAGCTACAATAATGTCTATTACTATGAATGGTAAAAATATTAAAATGCCCATTTTAAAAGCAACTTTCAGCTCATGCAAAATAAAAGATGCAATAAGAACATGAGTAGGAACTTCACTAAAATTCTTAGGCCTGGGGTAATTACTAATACTCATAAACAATCTAATCTCTTCATGCTTACTATTAGACATTTGCTTATACATAAAATTTCTAAGAGGAGTAATTCCCCTATCATAAAATTCATTAAAACCTATTTTTGCATCCTGAAGAGGTAAATATGCTTCTTTATATATTATGTTAAAAGTCGGCCACATAGTAAAAAGAGTTAAAAATAAAGCCAATCCCATTATTACCTGATTAGGAGGTGATTGTTGAAGTGATAATGCCCTTCTAATAAAATCTAATACTATTGCTATCCTTAAAAAAGAAGTCATCAAAACTAAAAAAGCCGGAGAAAGAGTTATTATAGTTAATATCAATAACAGTTGCAAAGGAAAAATTATTCCACCACCAACATAATTTACAAGATCAACAAACGGAAAATTTAAACCAGTAGTAGTTTGCAAAGATTTAGTTTGAGCAAATGAAAAATTTATAACTCCAAGAAATAAGAAAAAACTTAATTTTTTACTCAAATTTAACCTCTAAAACTTTTTCAGCCTATCTTGTTTGCTTTTTAAAGAAGTCTCAATATCATTCTCCAATGCCGCATACTCAGTCTCATCAAACAATAATTCATCTTTTCTGTTCTTACGCAATACTTTATTAAAAACTGACTTAAATGAAGTTATATCACTAAGACTTTTAGCTTTATTAAGCTCAAATTTTAAATTATCTAGTTCTTCACCCTGTTTAATCTCTCTTAGCAAAATAGAAGAATTACTTGATATTAAAAATACATAAACATTACCTAGTATATTGATAACCCTTACAGAATTTTTATTGTCTATTTCATAAAAAACAAGCTCTCTTATAAAATCTGATTTATAACCATTTTTAACTTTCTTATGATTTAGAATCATTTTTTTAAACAAAAAGATACAAATAAGAAAAAAAAGAAAAAACAAAAATATAGTAACTAAATCTGAAATATTGAAAAGAGATATATTTTGTATATCTTTATTATTCAAATTAGCCTTATCACCCTCAAATATCGGTAAATTAACCTCACTCTCTAATCTAGAAGAAGAAATATTTAAATCAACTTCATCCTCCTGTGCAAACAAATTTTTTAAAAAAAATATAAAAAAAATTAAAAACACAAATTTAAATAAAGTTAATCTACTCATTTTTAATTTTAATTATTTCGGTAATTCTAACACCAAAATTTTCATCAATTACAACAACCTCTCCTTTAGCTATCACTTTGCCATTTACCAAAATATCTACAGGCTCACCAGCAAGCTTATCAAGTGTAATGATCGTCCCCTCAGACATACCAAGTATATCTTTTATTTTACGCTCAGTTCTACCAAGTTCAACAGTGACTTGCATAGAAACATCCATCAAAAGACCAAAATTACTAGGATCAACACCTTCAGGCAAAGTATCAATTAAATCAGGAAGTTTAACACCCTTTATCTCAGGTTTCTCTTCACTAATATCACTCTTATCATCTATAGCCATTAATTCACCTCTTCACTAAACTTATTAACACATTTAAATTTTTAACAACCTATTCAACCTCTTCCGTGAGCTCCTTTAACAAATCAAAATCCTCTACTTCACCAACTTTTTCTGTAACCTGCACTGAAATCTTATTTCCAACAAGACCCATTCTACACTTAAATTTCTGTTTAGTCCCTACCTTTAAGATTAAATCCTTATCTATTGGAGAATTTTCAAGATTAAGAACATCACCTTTTGCTAAGGATAATATTTCTCTTACCTTTAATTTAACTTCTCCGATTTCAGCCACCAAAAGCATATCTGTATTCTCAAGCTTTTCTCTAAGGATGTCAAGATTTTCACTAGTAGTGCCCACACCAATTAAAGAATGCCAATATCTTGTTGAAAGCTTAGATACAATAGGCTCTATTGTAATATAAGGCAAACAAAAATTCATAAGCCCTTCAACTTTACCTATCTTAACTTCAAGAGTTACTAAAATAACCATTTCTGTTGGAGGAACTATTTGCGCAAATTGAGGATTAACCTCTATGTGCCCAAAACGAGGCCTAAGATCCACTACCTGCGACCAAGCTTCTCTCATGTTAGCAAGTATACGGATAATAACACTTTCCATGACAGACTGTTCTATTTCTGTTAAATCTCTACTCTTATCCTTAATAGTATCTCCATCTCCTCCAAAAAGTCTATCAACTATTGCAAACGCAATGGTTGGATCAACCTCAAATATAGCAGAACCCTTAAGAGGATCCATGTTAATTATTGCTAAAGTAGTAGGATTTGGAATAGATCTAATAAACTCTTCATAAGTCAACTGATCAACTGAAGCTACATGTACATGAACCATCTTCCTCAAAAGTGCTGAGAGTGAAGTTGTAGTATACCTTGCAAATGCTTCATGAAAACTTGACACTGTCCTTACTTGCTCTTTTGAGAATTTGTCTGGTCTTTTAAAATCATAAACTTTAATTTTCTGTTTCTTGCCCATAGGACTAGATATGATATTAGAAAGCGAATCATCTGATGATAAATTATCAGATGAATTAATAGATTCTAAAAGACTGTCTATATCATCTTGTGATAATGCTCCCGGATTACCTGCCATTCAAAATTCCTTTTAAAAATCACATATCAAAAATATCAATTTGTGTTAATGCTATTTCTTTTATTTCACCATTTCGAAGAATACTATTAATTCTAGCCTTAATTTCCGCCTTAATCTGACTTTCGTTCTTTATCTCTTGTCCTGTTCTTTGACTAAAATATTCTCTAATAATATCTTTTAACCGAACTTTTTGTCTTCCAAGCTCACTTAAAATATTTACATTATTCTCAGCATAACCTAACGCAAGTTTTATTACAAAAGTCTTTGGAGGAGTATCTTGAGTAGTTCCCCTAATTTCATCTATGCTTTCATACCATATAAGCATAGGGGGTTTGCCCAAATATTCATTAGAAAAAATTGGAAAATTATTAGGTGCCCCACTTTGACTTACTACCATCTTAGAAACAAAATAAGCAACTATTATCATAATAACAACAGTAAATAGTCCTATTGCTAATATTTGCAAAATTTTTATTATAATATCAGGTAGCAAGCCCATTCTTTTATTATCCGCACCACCTACATCTATACTACCATTATCTCTCTCAGGCATATTACCTCCTATAAATTTCTTCTTTCATTACTAAAACATCATTATTGACTAATACCTTTAGTAGAACTCAAAGAAGCATCACTAGTAATCAAAATATCTATTCTTCTATTATAAGCTCTACCTTCAGGAGTATCATCTGTGGCAACCGGTCTACCTCCCGCAAATCCAGACACCTCAAATTTACTCTCAATGCTTTGTATCTTAGACTGATCGGTATAATTCAAAATCTGCTCTAACATATTTACTGCTCTTGCCGATGAAAGCTCCCAATTACTTTTCCAAATTCCATTTATATTAACATCAACATTGTCTGTATGTCCTTCGATTTTAAAATTATACCCTTGATTATCCAAAAACCCAATAAAAGAAGCTATCTTTTGTATAGTCTCCCTATTATCATCAAGTTTAACCTCAGCACTAGCTGACTCAAAAAAAGCATCGGCCAAAAGAG
It contains:
- the flhA gene encoding flagellar biosynthesis protein FlhA, translating into MLDARKNSVLVYFGLNNKADLVVSVGLILVVASFILPLPAFILDALIAVNLIISLLVMLIVLYSKRSLDFSVFPTLLLVMTIFGLVLNISSTRLILIKGISFDGQMIRAFGTFVVGSSGTQGLFVGFIIFLIIIAVQFIVITKGATRVAEVAARFALDALPGKQMAIDSAYSSGNLTEEEATRQKNDLQAEVNFYGAMDGASKFVSGNVKVGFLITLINILGGLIIGVTLQGLSFSDAVNNYVSLTVGDGLVSQLPALLISTATGLIVTRSISKNSFGVEIIEQFTSYSGIYWIVSGFLLFLAFLPGFPTLTLILLGVLMVFLAYSLSNLDKNRELHERQKAEEQILSYADKEIAPVVPLDPLALEIGYNLVPIVDDSKTSELLDRIVKIRREIALELGIVVPKIRIVDNMRLEPNEYSFKLRGVEIGHGEIKLGKFLVINVGSDSGIEGDLTKDPSFGLPSLWVNDNGREIAEKLGYTVVDPPSIIATHMTELIKRHAYEILTRQDVQNILDIFKKDYGAIVEEVLKNFSVGEIQRVLQGLLKEQVSIRNLVTIFETIADFTSITKDTFFLIEKCRQAIGRQIVSGYLNSNLELNVITINPEFEQKIIDSRFETNNDLISSLEPNLKTKFIYELFRLVNEVQSQGYYPVILSSESARPVIRVLTSRELPDIVIISVLEVPKNVKVNVLKTVEVEE
- the flhB gene encoding flagellar biosynthesis protein FlhB; translation: MNTRNEFLSKNWYIPLNFFASEDEGRTELPTEQKKQKAREEGQVLKSTEINIAVTLCILFAVFFFMLSYFSYELMDVFRWQASKLPEIMSISIYLLGFAYIRSMFGYVITFLLISFIVVFLINVVQVGFLITFKPIVPKWDRVSPNFSKWIKNSFGSFDAFFNLFKSLLKIAIISFIYYIMLRSNIGKISRMFEYSLEDGISVILSLAYRICFFSIIVLMGISILDYLFQRTRYIENLKMTKEEVKQERKEMEGDPLLRSKMRERMREILNANLKITVPQADVVITNPEHFAVAIKWDSNTMLAPRVLAKGQDEIAFVIKQIASENNIPVMENKVLARDLYANVDVNEEIPREYWEIVSKILVKVYSIAKKFN
- the fliR gene encoding flagellar biosynthetic protein FliR; this translates as MNMNFLVLKSFVILPVFVRIFLFLRFSPFFATIRMSYLNFFFALILSIIVVDKINIVYPLDSLIAFTLILAGEAILGLIQAFFVSIIFSVFHLLGFFFSNQMGLAYANIFDVFAEEDNLVISQIFTCLFLLLFLSNNVLLRFFMIGVHDSVLNVRVENMVNIKSYEFIKLIFYSFAILFEKALIIALPILGVLLLLYLILAILSKTSPQINLLMISFAVSLGLGLIILYIGFPSLVMSVKRVIELALESMSNALNLFSETLK
- the fliQ gene encoding flagellar biosynthesis protein FliQ, whose translation is MTTGQIIYLIRISIENIIILSAPMLIIALIVGLIISIFQAVTSIQDQTLSFIPKIIIILLTLVIFGPWILKKLMLFAFMVFSQIQNI
- the fliP gene encoding flagellar type III secretion system pore protein FliP (The bacterial flagellar biogenesis protein FliP forms a type III secretion system (T3SS)-type pore required for flagellar assembly.); its protein translation is MSKKLSFFLFLGVINFSFAQTKSLQTTTGLNFPFVDLVNYVGGGIIFPLQLLLILTIITLSPAFLVLMTSFLRIAIVLDFIRRALSLQQSPPNQVIMGLALFLTLFTMWPTFNIIYKEAYLPLQDAKIGFNEFYDRGITPLRNFMYKQMSNSKHEEIRLFMSISNYPRPKNFSEVPTHVLIASFILHELKVAFKMGILIFLPFIVIDIIVAAVLMAMGMIMLPPVMISLPFKLMLFVMVDGWTLITSGLVKSFM
- a CDS encoding flagella biosynthesis regulatory protein FliZ, translating into MSRLTLFKFVFLIFFIFFLKNLFAQEDEVDLNISSSRLESEVNLPIFEGDKANLNNKDIQNISLFNISDLVTIFLFFLFFLICIFLFKKMILNHKKVKNGYKSDFIRELVFYEIDNKNSVRVINILGNVYVFLISSNSSILLREIKQGEELDNLKFELNKAKSLSDITSFKSVFNKVLRKNRKDELLFDETEYAALENDIETSLKSKQDRLKKF
- the fliN gene encoding flagellar motor switch protein FliN, translated to MAIDDKSDISEEKPEIKGVKLPDLIDTLPEGVDPSNFGLLMDVSMQVTVELGRTERKIKDILGMSEGTIITLDKLAGEPVDILVNGKVIAKGEVVVIDENFGVRITEIIKIKNE
- the fliM gene encoding flagellar motor switch protein FliM, producing MAGNPGALSQDDIDSLLESINSSDNLSSDDSLSNIISSPMGKKQKIKVYDFKRPDKFSKEQVRTVSSFHEAFARYTTTSLSALLRKMVHVHVASVDQLTYEEFIRSIPNPTTLAIINMDPLKGSAIFEVDPTIAFAIVDRLFGGDGDTIKDKSRDLTEIEQSVMESVIIRILANMREAWSQVVDLRPRFGHIEVNPQFAQIVPPTEMVILVTLEVKIGKVEGLMNFCLPYITIEPIVSKLSTRYWHSLIGVGTTSENLDILREKLENTDMLLVAEIGEVKLKVREILSLAKGDVLNLENSPIDKDLILKVGTKQKFKCRMGLVGNKISVQVTEKVGEVEDFDLLKELTEEVE
- the fliL gene encoding flagellar basal body-associated protein FliL produces the protein MPERDNGSIDVGGADNKRMGLLPDIIIKILQILAIGLFTVVIMIIVAYFVSKMVVSQSGAPNNFPIFSNEYLGKPPMLIWYESIDEIRGTTQDTPPKTFVIKLALGYAENNVNILSELGRQKVRLKDIIREYFSQRTGQEIKNESQIKAEIKARINSILRNGEIKEIALTQIDIFDM
- the motB gene encoding flagellar motor protein MotB, yielding MSLRDRKKRSKCEGGAPEYMLTYGDMVTLLLVFFVTMFSLNDIILKENVLKIMSASFTGSGFFKGGKTLDINKLSYLSNSFMFLPSTGKNKQASQASKNKSIIELIEKIQSNKVIVRHYERGVVVSLLADAFFESASAEVKLDDNRETIQKIASFIGFLDNQGYNFKIEGHTDNVDVNINGIWKSNWELSSARAVNMLEQILNYTDQSKIQSIESKFEVSGFAGGRPVATDDTPEGRAYNRRIDILITSDASLSSTKGISQ